One region of Culex pipiens pallens isolate TS chromosome 2, TS_CPP_V2, whole genome shotgun sequence genomic DNA includes:
- the LOC120420096 gene encoding uncharacterized protein LOC120420096: MEEPQQQQQEPEQPKPATSPADQMAARREARRKRILENSNNRLTKITGREHNELVAEEPKVQPPDEIYPDPEDERDVYQQPELSPFVPPLGFPPAGIPNGDIFSLLNSFSQAQPNGFPGGMPFGNMADLPTAGTTGASRPPPVPESRLVKFLRTKIHIALLAILVYLLFATGQQRWIGGSVFVLLLGWETVEMLLLKTYEPQASILDVVFLLGGIPKRYSQFLLKLTQTINKVLKDVAFFVFFFVATHLLWSRLVLGIEFSYVLGYDQLDQPIAS; the protein is encoded by the exons ATGGAAGaaccacagcagcagcagcaggaaccGGAACAACCAAAACCGGCCACCTCCCCAGCAGACCAGATGGCAGCCCGTCGCGAGGCCCGGCGGAAACGAATCCTGGAAAACTCGAACAATCGCCTGACCAAAATAACGGGACGGGAGCACAACGAGCTGGTCGCAG AGGAACCGAAGGTGCAACCGCCAGACGAAATCTATCCGGATCCGGAGGATGAAAGAGATGTCTACCAGCAGCCGGAGCTTAGCCCGTTTGTTCCTCCGCTGGGTTTTCCTCCGGCAGGCATCCCCAACGGGGACATTTTCTCCCTGTTGAACTCCTTCAGTCAGGCACAACCGAATGGATTCCCGGGTGGAATGCCCTTTGGAAATATGGCAGATTTACCTACTGCAGGGACCACAGGTGCCAGCAGACCTCCTCCCGTGCCGGAATCCCGACTGGTCAAGTTCCTCCGGACGAAGATTCACATTGCCTTGCTAGCGATCTTGGTGTACTTGCTGTTTGCCACCGGCCAGCAGCGCTGGATCGGAGGGAGCGTCTTCGTCCTGCTGCTTGGCTGGGAAACGGTCGAGATGCTGCTGCTGAAAACGTACGAACCGCAGGCGTCCATCCTGGACGTGGTGTTCCTGCTCGGGGGCATCCCGAAGCGGTACTCCCAGTTCCTGCTGAAATTGACCCAGACCATCAACAAGGTTCTGAAGGACGTGGcctttttcgtgtttttcttcGTCGCGACCCATCTGCTGTGGAGCCGGCTCGTGCTCGGAATCGAGTTCAGCTACGTGCTCGGGTACGACCAGCTGGACCAACCCATCGCGTCCTAA